From the genome of Mycetocola spongiae, one region includes:
- a CDS encoding COG1361 family protein, with amino-acid sequence MLGKKSRYLARHKSATPSPRTSPWTRGIAVIATAVSALLVAGSLTAAPALAAPQAINAGLTIAKVVNNSKAVDVKPGGEFTYKVTIGCDEQDCINASFTDALPAELAGFDFVGISNPPGVNVTFTPEGKKVGANSVLHGVFTNKLPGTTNVGLPVDKSIDITLTLRAPADLPASWASNGVPIVNTATVSADNAATETDTASVTVKVDKKTGVNTTKNWEPKSQQFKPGDTSTITLGVGNTGNINATELDIQDPKSAVEGATALGADNPFSIVNFTGFGPVTLAEGATRVAVDAYVYNKTTLKWEWITGEPTDAAGITLPASVSNEDVGGLRIRQLGTDDSIVYGGKAGSFPLTVEQRSTKRGGSPEQGLASGAKVTNIAEGTATYPELPPVSTTATADFAVGALTVAVTATKTIEPKEIPAGGRASAEITAKNTSNGPVNSITLSDRDYFSDTLTFGGFAAAGLAYPAGATAGSITWVLATGETQTVSFGSGESPVAPAGITGFDITYTGSIPQDTIASVDFVIAPTFDHVEKGKAVEKTKNTLNTSATNAVGTATATDTKPLDIYFPSIDMTLKKNIRPGGAVEPGGLVVAQLQGTTSTESKYVNPTSIVVTDEWDPKDPATNFWDAFNPVSIASTQVIAGSTLLVEYKVDGKWIVLDSLTAVGKAEFFRADLPTGVDITGLRYTFTNEAGFAQGTTVSPNATFEAREKLRSDDTKLTAVPAAKPQPTEYKNHATAQAAAKGPTPESSVTSDVKEAVAPAKIQITEYPGGTGPRPLASKDWYDANNGKKLGDLNSQSGDRAVTRLGWGVTNTGFDKIVISDPNGKESTPQGHRLPGI; translated from the coding sequence ATGCTCGGCAAAAAGAGCCGCTATTTGGCGCGCCATAAATCAGCTACACCCTCCCCCCGAACCTCGCCGTGGACCCGCGGTATCGCGGTTATTGCCACCGCCGTCAGCGCCCTGCTGGTGGCCGGTTCGCTGACCGCCGCCCCGGCCCTCGCGGCCCCGCAGGCCATTAACGCGGGACTCACGATCGCCAAGGTCGTGAATAACTCCAAGGCCGTGGACGTCAAGCCGGGTGGGGAGTTCACCTATAAGGTGACGATCGGCTGTGACGAGCAGGACTGCATCAACGCGTCCTTTACCGACGCACTGCCCGCCGAGCTGGCCGGCTTCGATTTTGTGGGTATCTCCAACCCGCCCGGAGTGAACGTCACGTTCACTCCCGAGGGCAAAAAGGTGGGAGCCAACTCCGTACTGCACGGTGTATTCACCAATAAGCTTCCCGGCACGACCAATGTGGGTCTGCCCGTGGATAAGTCCATCGACATCACCCTGACGCTGCGGGCCCCCGCGGATCTGCCCGCGAGCTGGGCCTCCAACGGTGTCCCGATCGTGAACACCGCCACGGTGAGTGCCGATAACGCCGCCACCGAGACGGATACCGCCTCGGTCACGGTGAAGGTTGATAAAAAGACCGGCGTGAACACCACCAAGAACTGGGAGCCCAAGAGCCAGCAGTTTAAGCCGGGCGATACCTCCACCATCACGCTGGGCGTGGGCAATACCGGAAATATCAACGCCACCGAGCTGGATATTCAGGACCCCAAATCGGCCGTGGAGGGTGCCACCGCACTCGGCGCCGATAACCCCTTCTCGATCGTGAACTTCACCGGCTTCGGCCCGGTGACCCTCGCCGAGGGGGCCACCCGCGTGGCCGTGGACGCCTATGTGTATAACAAGACCACCCTGAAATGGGAGTGGATCACGGGCGAGCCCACCGATGCCGCGGGAATCACGCTTCCCGCCTCGGTGAGCAATGAAGATGTTGGCGGACTTCGGATCCGTCAGCTCGGAACGGACGACTCGATCGTTTATGGCGGCAAGGCGGGTTCCTTCCCCCTGACCGTTGAGCAGCGTTCCACCAAGCGTGGCGGAAGCCCGGAGCAGGGCCTGGCTTCGGGTGCCAAGGTCACAAATATCGCCGAGGGTACGGCGACCTATCCGGAGCTTCCGCCCGTTAGCACCACCGCCACGGCCGATTTTGCCGTGGGAGCACTCACCGTCGCCGTCACCGCGACCAAGACCATCGAGCCCAAGGAGATCCCCGCCGGAGGCCGTGCCTCCGCCGAGATCACCGCAAAGAACACGTCGAACGGCCCGGTCAACTCGATCACGCTGAGTGACCGCGATTATTTCAGCGATACCCTGACCTTCGGCGGCTTCGCCGCGGCCGGTCTGGCCTATCCCGCCGGTGCCACCGCCGGATCCATCACCTGGGTACTCGCCACCGGCGAGACCCAGACCGTGAGCTTCGGCTCCGGGGAGAGCCCCGTGGCCCCCGCCGGAATCACCGGTTTTGATATCACCTATACCGGTTCCATCCCGCAGGACACCATCGCCTCGGTCGATTTTGTGATCGCGCCGACCTTCGACCACGTGGAGAAGGGTAAGGCCGTCGAGAAGACGAAAAATACCCTCAACACCTCCGCGACCAACGCCGTTGGCACCGCCACGGCCACGGATACCAAGCCCCTCGACATCTACTTCCCCAGCATCGACATGACGCTGAAGAAGAACATCCGCCCCGGCGGAGCCGTTGAGCCCGGCGGACTTGTGGTCGCCCAGCTGCAGGGAACCACCTCGACCGAGTCGAAGTATGTGAACCCGACCAGCATTGTCGTCACCGATGAGTGGGATCCCAAGGACCCCGCCACCAATTTCTGGGACGCCTTTAACCCCGTATCGATCGCCTCGACCCAGGTGATTGCCGGCTCGACCCTCCTGGTGGAGTACAAGGTAGACGGCAAGTGGATCGTTCTTGACTCGCTCACCGCGGTGGGCAAGGCCGAGTTCTTCCGCGCCGATCTGCCCACGGGTGTGGACATCACCGGCCTGCGCTATACCTTCACCAATGAGGCGGGCTTCGCTCAGGGCACCACGGTGAGCCCCAACGCCACCTTCGAGGCGCGCGAGAAGCTGCGCTCGGATGACACCAAGCTGACCGCCGTTCCCGCCGCGAAGCCCCAGCCCACCGAGTATAAGAACCACGCCACGGCCCAGGCCGCGGCTAAGGGGCCGACCCCCGAGTCCTCCGTGACGAGCGATGTGAAGGAGGCCGTGGCCCCCGCGAAGATCCAGATCACCGAGTATCCGGGCGGCACGGGTCCGCGCCCGCTCGCCTCGAAGGACTGGTATGACGCCAATAACGGCAAGAAGCTCGGCGATCTGAACTCGCAGTCGGGCGATCGCGCCGTGACCCGCCTCGGCTGGGGTGTCACCAATACCGGCTTTGACAAGATCGTGATCTCCGACCCCAACGGCAAGGAGTCCACCCCCCAAGGACACCGTCTTCCAGGCATTTGA
- a CDS encoding fumarylacetoacetate hydrolase family protein, which produces MRLARISTTDGPREVVQRGENWHGIADIFARPPVETGESWPVVGSELLAPVEPRVILGMAHNGAPGDRELPPQAFMKSARTAVGPGDAIILRAGTGVVVGEGELAVVIGARCRDARAEDVPGLILGYTIGNDVTAVDQVPLDEKMTQSKNGDGFTPLGPWIETDLDPADVTIAVSVNGEPRVESTTARLAYNVVEQVVYLSSWLELGPGDIILTGSPQTATPILPGDVVEIELTGLGVLANPVH; this is translated from the coding sequence ATGCGTTTAGCCCGAATCTCCACCACCGATGGTCCGCGCGAGGTAGTCCAGCGCGGCGAAAACTGGCACGGCATTGCCGATATCTTTGCCCGCCCGCCGGTGGAGACGGGGGAGAGCTGGCCGGTGGTCGGCAGCGAGCTGCTGGCCCCGGTCGAGCCCCGGGTGATCCTCGGGATGGCCCATAACGGGGCTCCGGGCGACCGCGAGCTGCCGCCGCAGGCGTTCATGAAATCGGCGCGCACGGCGGTGGGCCCGGGCGATGCGATCATCCTGCGCGCGGGCACCGGCGTTGTGGTGGGCGAGGGCGAGCTGGCCGTGGTGATCGGTGCGCGCTGCCGCGATGCGCGCGCCGAGGATGTCCCGGGCCTGATCCTGGGCTATACGATCGGCAATGACGTGACCGCCGTGGACCAGGTCCCGCTGGACGAGAAGATGACGCAGTCTAAAAATGGCGATGGCTTCACCCCGCTCGGCCCGTGGATCGAAACCGATCTGGACCCCGCGGATGTGACTATCGCGGTGAGTGTGAACGGCGAGCCCCGGGTCGAGAGCACCACGGCACGCCTGGCCTATAACGTCGTGGAGCAGGTGGTCTACCTGAGCTCCTGGCTCGAGCTGGGCCCGGGGGATATTATCCTGACCGGCTCTCCGCAGACGGCCACCCCGATCCTGCCCGGCGACGTGGTGGAAATTGAGCTGACGGGGCTCGGCGTCCTCGCCAATCCGGTGCACTAA
- a CDS encoding MFS transporter, with the protein MSQSTTEHPERGSNDPEYAANLRRATLASSVGSALEYYDFALYGLASALIFGQLFFPALGAGAAVAAGFATYAVGFFARPFGGIVFGLLGDKLGRKWVLMATIALMGGASTLIGVLPTGEQIGIWAPILLVFLRILQGLGAGAEQAGATTLMAEYAPVRRRGFFSALPFVGIMVGTVLASVVFYLLGLVDEQIVHDWLWRVPFLASILLIAVAVFIRFRLAESPTFVKLEKQEQETHSPLKEMFSTSFPSVLRGIGLRMAENGGSAIYQTLAVSYITVVVGAERWTGPLAIALGAVIGVAIIPLAGALSDRYGRMPVYRVGAIVQLVLAIPAWWLLSSGNMALIVPVLALSYTLSVNIMLGAQCATLPELFGNRHRYVGVAVSREFSAVLAGGIAPFIGALLLSASGDSWWPLAIYVMVLASISLWATFMTPETRGRDLNLVNDAMQDSAEDIARRPSATVSRSAHSSH; encoded by the coding sequence GTGAGTCAGAGCACAACCGAGCACCCCGAGCGGGGCTCCAATGATCCGGAGTACGCGGCAAACCTGCGCCGTGCGACTCTCGCCTCCAGCGTCGGCAGCGCGCTGGAATATTATGACTTCGCCCTCTACGGGCTCGCCTCGGCGCTGATCTTCGGTCAGCTCTTTTTCCCCGCGCTGGGTGCCGGGGCGGCCGTGGCCGCCGGATTTGCCACCTATGCGGTGGGCTTCTTCGCCCGCCCCTTCGGCGGAATCGTCTTTGGTCTGCTCGGCGATAAGCTCGGCCGCAAGTGGGTCCTGATGGCCACGATCGCCCTGATGGGTGGCGCGAGCACGCTGATCGGCGTGCTGCCCACCGGCGAGCAGATCGGCATCTGGGCCCCCATCCTCCTCGTGTTCCTGCGCATCCTGCAGGGCCTCGGCGCGGGCGCCGAGCAGGCCGGAGCCACCACGCTCATGGCCGAGTACGCCCCCGTGCGTCGCCGCGGATTCTTCTCCGCCCTCCCCTTCGTGGGCATCATGGTGGGAACCGTGCTGGCCTCCGTGGTGTTTTATCTGCTGGGCCTCGTGGACGAGCAGATCGTGCACGACTGGCTGTGGCGCGTACCGTTCCTCGCCTCGATCCTGCTGATCGCGGTGGCCGTATTCATCCGCTTCCGCCTCGCCGAGAGCCCCACCTTCGTGAAGCTCGAGAAGCAGGAGCAGGAGACGCACAGCCCGCTGAAGGAGATGTTCAGCACCTCGTTCCCGAGCGTGCTGCGCGGAATCGGCCTGCGGATGGCGGAAAACGGTGGTTCGGCCATCTACCAGACGCTCGCCGTGAGCTATATCACCGTGGTGGTGGGCGCCGAGCGCTGGACCGGTCCGCTCGCGATCGCCCTGGGTGCCGTGATCGGTGTGGCCATCATCCCGCTGGCCGGCGCGCTGAGTGACCGCTACGGCCGCATGCCCGTCTACCGGGTGGGTGCCATCGTGCAGCTGGTGCTCGCGATCCCCGCGTGGTGGTTGCTCTCGAGCGGCAATATGGCGCTGATTGTGCCCGTGCTTGCGCTGAGCTATACCCTGAGTGTGAACATCATGCTGGGTGCCCAGTGCGCCACGCTCCCGGAACTCTTTGGTAACCGTCACCGCTATGTTGGGGTGGCCGTATCCCGCGAGTTCTCCGCGGTGCTGGCCGGCGGTATCGCACCGTTTATCGGTGCGCTGCTGCTGTCCGCCTCGGGTGACTCGTGGTGGCCGCTGGCCATCTATGTGATGGTCCTCGCCTCGATCTCGCTCTGGGCCACGTTTATGACCCCGGAGACCCGGGGCCGCGATCTGAACCTGGTCAACGACGCGATGCAGGATAGCGCCGAGGACATCGCCCGTCGCCCCTCCGCAACGGTCTCCCGCAGCGCCCACTCCTCCCACTAA
- a CDS encoding IclR family transcriptional regulator, translated as MGNESGAERSNAPAVTRSIAILNLLAEARGAEIGLSELARTLGIAKSSTSNLCVALEEGGLIQRGEQGYRLGRRTVELGGAYLASFDQVREFYRVCSESAELSGELVQIAMLDGTDVLYLARHEGRAPLRLTAGIGDRFPASLTAVGNALLARLDDEEIRRRFADPATRPRVTEASVTSLDGLLEKVRATRERGHSVDEGEMFPSVIGAAVVIPPRNIGDQPLALGVSMMLPVATEKHRTRVIAQLKTAADALSNPLLVGA; from the coding sequence ATGGGCAACGAATCCGGCGCCGAGCGCAGCAATGCACCGGCGGTCACCCGCTCCATCGCGATCCTGAATCTGCTGGCCGAGGCCCGCGGGGCGGAGATCGGGTTGAGCGAATTGGCGCGCACGCTCGGAATCGCAAAGTCCTCCACCTCCAATCTGTGTGTCGCGCTGGAGGAGGGTGGGCTCATCCAGCGCGGCGAGCAGGGCTATCGCCTCGGGCGACGCACCGTGGAGCTGGGTGGCGCCTATCTGGCCAGCTTTGATCAGGTGCGCGAGTTTTATCGTGTGTGCTCGGAATCGGCGGAGCTGAGCGGGGAGCTTGTGCAGATCGCGATGCTCGATGGCACCGATGTGCTCTATCTGGCCCGGCACGAGGGGCGCGCCCCGCTGCGCCTGACCGCGGGCATCGGGGATCGTTTCCCCGCGTCGCTCACGGCCGTGGGGAACGCGCTGCTGGCGCGGCTGGATGACGAGGAGATCCGGCGTCGTTTTGCCGATCCGGCCACGCGCCCGCGCGTCACGGAGGCCTCGGTCACGTCCCTGGACGGGCTCCTGGAAAAGGTGCGGGCCACCCGGGAGCGGGGCCATAGCGTGGACGAGGGGGAGATGTTCCCGAGCGTGATCGGCGCGGCCGTGGTGATCCCGCCGCGTAATATCGGCGATCAGCCGCTGGCCCTCGGTGTGTCGATGATGCTGCCGGTGGCCACCGAGAAGCATCGCACCCGCGTGATCGCGCAGTTAAAGACCGCGGCGGATGCCCTGTCGAACCCACTCCTGGTCGGCGCATAG
- a CDS encoding D-2-hydroxyacid dehydrogenase, whose protein sequence is MVIATPLPEDLAAMIVEAEPRIELIREPDLLPPMRFAADFAGDPAFSRTPEQQARFEALLDSAEVLYGIPDVDPAALARTVSANPGLAWVQIMAAGGGGQVKAAGLSDAELDRVAFTTSAGVHGGPLAEFAVFGVFAGAKTLPRLNAQQAEHRWSDRWEMGQVSEQEILVIGLGGIGAEVARKLSALGARVIGTSRRAVEVEGVDELIHPDNISSVIGRVDAIVVTLPGTAETEKMLGAELLAEVKPGVTVVNVGRGTVIDEEALAAALTDGRVGFAALDVFAAEPLSPESVLWDMPNVLVSPHTAALNSAEERRIAELFARNATAFLDGERMRNIVNTVQFY, encoded by the coding sequence GTGGTTATTGCGACCCCCCTCCCCGAGGACCTCGCCGCGATGATCGTGGAGGCCGAGCCCCGCATCGAGCTGATCCGCGAGCCCGACCTGCTTCCCCCGATGCGTTTTGCCGCCGATTTTGCCGGGGATCCCGCATTCTCACGCACCCCCGAGCAGCAGGCGCGCTTCGAGGCACTGCTGGATTCCGCCGAGGTGCTCTACGGCATTCCCGATGTGGACCCCGCGGCGCTCGCGCGCACCGTCTCCGCCAACCCCGGGCTCGCCTGGGTCCAGATCATGGCGGCCGGTGGCGGCGGCCAGGTTAAGGCCGCCGGGCTCTCCGATGCCGAGCTGGACCGCGTGGCATTCACCACCTCGGCCGGCGTGCACGGCGGGCCGCTCGCGGAGTTCGCGGTATTTGGCGTATTTGCCGGCGCAAAGACCCTGCCGCGCCTGAACGCGCAGCAGGCCGAGCACCGCTGGAGCGACCGCTGGGAGATGGGCCAGGTCTCCGAGCAGGAGATTCTGGTGATCGGCCTCGGCGGCATCGGCGCCGAGGTGGCCCGCAAGCTCTCCGCGCTGGGTGCCCGCGTGATCGGCACGAGCCGCCGCGCCGTGGAGGTGGAGGGTGTGGATGAGCTGATCCACCCCGATAATATTTCCTCCGTGATCGGGCGCGTGGATGCCATCGTGGTCACCCTGCCCGGCACCGCCGAGACCGAGAAGATGCTCGGGGCCGAGCTGCTGGCCGAGGTGAAGCCCGGCGTGACCGTGGTCAACGTGGGCCGCGGCACCGTGATCGACGAGGAGGCGCTCGCCGCCGCCCTGACCGATGGGCGCGTGGGCTTTGCCGCCCTGGACGTTTTTGCCGCCGAGCCGCTCTCGCCCGAGAGCGTGCTGTGGGACATGCCCAATGTTTTGGTGAGCCCGCATACCGCCGCACTAAACTCCGCCGAGGAGCGGCGCATCGCGGAGCTCTTTGCGCGAAACGCCACCGCCTTCCTGGATGGCGAGCGGATGCGCAATATCGTGAACACCGTTCAGTTCTACTAG
- a CDS encoding NAD(P)-dependent oxidoreductase: MGAPMTLNLLAHRPEGVPVTVHARSPERLAPLVTAGARAAGSLRELASASEAIILMLPDLPQITEVLAGPEGLLAGIERPTVLVVSSSVSPDGVRALAERLDADTAGLLRVVDAPVSGGTEGAEAGTLSIMVGGDAPTVARVTPVLATMGTPVHLGPLGSGQVAKACNQMIVAATMTAISEAAVIAERSGIDLAVLLPLLQAGYAGSRVLETKQDRLIRRDYTPTGVAAFMVKDLTAAAAEAARTATRTPQLDTVRTVFDDLVAAGLGPEDLAVVHRFVREH; the protein is encoded by the coding sequence ATGGGTGCCCCCATGACGCTGAACCTTCTTGCCCACCGCCCCGAGGGCGTCCCGGTCACGGTGCACGCCCGCTCCCCCGAACGGCTGGCCCCGCTGGTTACCGCGGGGGCCCGGGCCGCCGGATCGCTGCGCGAACTCGCATCCGCGAGCGAGGCCATCATCCTGATGCTGCCCGATCTTCCGCAGATCACCGAGGTTCTCGCGGGCCCCGAGGGCCTGCTCGCCGGGATCGAACGGCCCACGGTGCTCGTGGTGTCCTCCTCGGTCTCACCCGATGGGGTGCGCGCGCTGGCCGAACGGCTCGACGCCGATACCGCGGGGCTGCTGCGCGTTGTGGATGCCCCCGTCTCCGGCGGCACCGAGGGCGCCGAGGCCGGAACCCTCTCGATCATGGTGGGCGGCGATGCCCCGACCGTGGCCCGGGTGACCCCGGTGCTGGCCACGATGGGCACCCCCGTGCACCTCGGGCCGCTCGGCTCGGGACAGGTGGCCAAGGCCTGCAACCAGATGATCGTGGCGGCCACGATGACCGCGATCTCCGAGGCGGCCGTGATCGCCGAGCGCTCGGGCATCGACCTCGCGGTGCTGCTGCCGCTGCTGCAGGCCGGCTATGCCGGATCGCGCGTGCTGGAAACCAAGCAGGACCGGCTGATCCGGCGCGATTACACCCCCACCGGGGTGGCCGCGTTTATGGTGAAGGACCTCACCGCCGCGGCCGCGGAGGCAGCGCGCACCGCCACCCGCACGCCGCAGCTGGACACCGTGCGCACGGTATTTGACGATCTGGTCGCCGCCGGGCTCGGCCCCGAGGATCTTGCGGTGGTGCACCGCTTCGTGCGCGAGCACTAA
- a CDS encoding L-idonate 5-dehydrogenase: MSTVNIAVIAHAKDDLRVEEIAEPTPAVNEAVINIAYGGICGSDLHYWTHGAAGESVLIDPLVLGHEVVGTVAIAAADGTGPAAGTRVAVHPNTPHPVPGVRYPEERPNLAPASTYLGSAARHPHTEGAFARRVALPAAMLRALPAGLSLREAALAEPAAVAWHAVSRAGDVAGKTALVIGTGPIGALAIAVLKRAGVSSITAVDMHEKPLEIARALGAEHTLKATDTDAIAAVQADIVIESSGNYRGLASAVRGATRGGTVVMVGLLPSGEQPALISLAITRELTLIGSFRFNDEIDEVIAALADGSLEVGPVVTHEFGVERAAEAFAVALDSATSGKVLLSFE; encoded by the coding sequence ATGAGCACAGTAAATATCGCCGTCATCGCCCACGCCAAGGATGACCTGCGCGTCGAGGAGATCGCCGAGCCCACGCCCGCCGTGAACGAGGCCGTTATCAACATCGCCTATGGCGGAATCTGCGGATCCGATCTGCACTATTGGACCCACGGCGCCGCGGGCGAATCCGTGCTGATCGACCCGCTGGTGCTTGGGCACGAGGTTGTGGGAACCGTCGCGATCGCGGCGGCCGATGGCACGGGACCGGCCGCGGGCACCCGCGTGGCCGTGCACCCGAATACCCCGCACCCCGTGCCGGGCGTGCGCTATCCCGAGGAGCGCCCCAACCTCGCCCCCGCCTCGACCTATCTGGGCAGCGCCGCGCGCCACCCGCATACCGAGGGGGCCTTTGCCCGCCGCGTGGCCCTGCCCGCGGCAATGCTGCGCGCGCTTCCCGCCGGGCTCTCGCTGCGCGAGGCCGCCCTCGCCGAGCCCGCCGCGGTGGCCTGGCATGCGGTCTCCCGCGCCGGGGACGTGGCCGGAAAAACCGCCCTGGTGATCGGTACCGGCCCGATCGGGGCGCTCGCGATCGCCGTGCTGAAGCGCGCGGGCGTGAGCTCGATCACCGCCGTGGACATGCACGAGAAGCCGCTGGAAATCGCGCGTGCGCTCGGGGCCGAGCACACGCTGAAGGCCACCGATACCGACGCCATCGCCGCGGTCCAGGCCGATATCGTGATCGAATCCTCGGGTAATTATCGCGGGCTGGCCTCGGCCGTGCGCGGCGCCACCCGCGGCGGAACCGTGGTCATGGTGGGCCTGCTGCCCTCGGGGGAGCAGCCCGCGCTGATCAGCCTGGCGATCACCCGCGAGCTCACGCTGATCGGCTCGTTCCGCTTTAACGACGAGATCGACGAGGTGATTGCCGCCCTCGCCGATGGTTCGCTTGAGGTGGGCCCCGTGGTCACCCACGAGTTTGGGGTGGAGCGGGCGGCCGAGGCCTTTGCCGTGGCGCTGGATTCCGCGACCAGCGGCAAGGTGCTGCTGAGCTTCGAATAA
- a CDS encoding SDR family oxidoreductase, translated as MTQNLFDLTGRLALVTGSSRGIGRTIARGLAEAGASLVLHGRDPERLAETAAEFTAEFGAERIHHIAFDITDEAAVAAGIKTIESTMGPIEVLVNNAGVQHRVPLVELAVEDWDRVLRTNLTSAFLVGREVARGMITRGSGKIINIASVQTDLARPTISAYTASKGGIRNLTRAMTAEWAGHNIQINALAPGYIHTEMTQKLVDDEAFNSWILGRTPAARWGSTEDLAGPAVWLASAGSNFVNGQVIFIDGGMTVVV; from the coding sequence ATGACGCAGAACCTCTTTGATCTCACCGGGCGCCTCGCGCTGGTGACCGGCTCCAGCCGCGGCATCGGCCGCACGATCGCCCGCGGGCTCGCCGAGGCCGGGGCCAGCCTCGTCCTGCACGGCCGCGATCCCGAGCGCCTGGCCGAGACGGCCGCGGAGTTCACCGCCGAGTTTGGTGCCGAACGCATCCACCACATCGCCTTCGATATCACCGATGAGGCCGCCGTGGCCGCCGGAATCAAGACGATCGAATCCACGATGGGGCCGATCGAGGTCCTGGTGAATAACGCCGGCGTGCAGCACCGCGTGCCGCTCGTGGAGCTCGCCGTGGAGGACTGGGATCGCGTGCTGCGCACCAACCTCACCAGCGCCTTCCTGGTGGGCCGCGAGGTGGCCCGCGGGATGATCACGCGCGGCTCCGGCAAGATCATCAATATCGCCTCGGTGCAGACCGACCTGGCCCGCCCCACCATCTCCGCCTATACCGCGAGCAAGGGCGGAATCCGCAACCTCACCCGCGCGATGACCGCCGAGTGGGCCGGGCATAATATCCAGATCAACGCGCTCGCCCCGGGCTATATCCACACCGAGATGACCCAGAAGCTCGTGGACGATGAGGCCTTTAACTCCTGGATCCTCGGCCGCACGCCGGCCGCGCGCTGGGGCAGCACCGAGGACCTCGCCGGTCCCGCCGTATGGCTGGCCTCGGCCGGTTCCAATTTTGTCAACGGTCAGGTCATCTTCATTGATGGCGGCATGACCGTGGTTGTTTAG
- a CDS encoding DUF2273 domain-containing protein, translating into MNHTLIGMAVGAVLALTWIAFGFWAFLFVAVAITLGAGVGRVLEGKLSLAGLADVLRGRKSS; encoded by the coding sequence GTGAACCACACGCTGATCGGGATGGCCGTCGGGGCGGTGCTCGCCCTCACCTGGATTGCCTTTGGTTTTTGGGCGTTCCTCTTCGTCGCGGTGGCCATCACGCTCGGCGCCGGCGTGGGGCGGGTACTCGAGGGGAAGCTCTCGCTCGCCGGCCTCGCCGACGTCCTGCGGGGGCGAAAGTCATCATGA
- a CDS encoding Asp23/Gls24 family envelope stress response protein gives MANAQNPITPATLAAATAGPVTGNTVIEDGVIAKVVGIAVREVNGVYGLGGGVARVIGAVRDAVGNTDLSQGVSVEVGETEVAVDVSLVAAYPVPLQKIADEVRHAAAKAITDLVGMSVAEVNVTVSDVHIPSDDDQAEPAEPAEARVR, from the coding sequence ATGGCAAACGCACAGAACCCCATCACTCCCGCCACCCTCGCCGCCGCGACCGCCGGCCCCGTCACCGGAAATACCGTGATCGAGGACGGCGTGATCGCCAAGGTTGTGGGAATTGCCGTGCGCGAGGTTAACGGCGTTTATGGCCTCGGCGGCGGAGTGGCCCGCGTGATCGGTGCCGTGCGCGATGCGGTGGGCAATACGGACCTCTCCCAGGGTGTCTCGGTAGAGGTGGGCGAGACCGAGGTGGCCGTGGACGTCTCCCTCGTCGCTGCCTATCCCGTGCCGCTGCAAAAGATCGCCGATGAGGTGCGTCATGCCGCCGCGAAGGCCATCACCGACCTGGTGGGCATGAGCGTGGCCGAGGTCAACGTCACCGTCTCCGATGTCCACATCCCGAGCGATGACGACCAGGCCGAGCCCGCCGAGCCCGCGGAAGCGCGCGTCCGGTGA
- a CDS encoding RNA polymerase sigma factor yields MPDDALRAAEDSFLVERSLGGDVRAFEILLHRYARLLRAYARRLTGSWADADDVVQDTFITAWNGLDGLADPAAVKSWLMKITGRKAIDRIRARRAESGLEDWDAPAPARDGPERRAEVDSQLEAVARILQELPDTQRQCWVLKEIGEYSYREIAEELDLPEPTVRGALARARTALLRGMEAWQ; encoded by the coding sequence ATGCCGGATGACGCGCTGCGGGCCGCGGAGGATTCGTTCCTGGTCGAGCGCTCACTCGGCGGCGACGTCCGGGCCTTTGAAATCCTGCTGCACCGCTATGCCCGGCTCCTGCGGGCCTATGCCCGCCGCCTCACCGGGTCCTGGGCCGATGCGGACGATGTGGTGCAGGACACCTTCATCACCGCCTGGAACGGGCTCGACGGGCTGGCCGATCCGGCCGCCGTGAAATCCTGGCTCATGAAGATCACGGGGCGCAAGGCCATCGATCGCATCCGGGCCCGGCGCGCCGAGAGCGGACTCGAGGACTGGGATGCCCCCGCGCCCGCGCGGGATGGCCCCGAGCGGCGCGCCGAGGTAGATTCACAGTTGGAGGCGGTGGCGCGCATCCTGCAGGAACTTCCCGATACCCAGCGCCAGTGCTGGGTCCTCAAGGAGATCGGCGAGTATTCCTATCGCGAAATAGCCGAGGAGCTTGATCTCCCCGAACCCACCGTCCGCGGGGCCCTGGCCCGGGCCCGCACCGCACTACTTCGAGGAATGGAGGCCTGGCAGTGA